One Nicotiana tomentosiformis chromosome 1, ASM39032v3, whole genome shotgun sequence genomic window, gcatctgaattatgcgctcggcttgtccatcagtttgtggatgaaaagttgtgctgagattcacctgagttactagacctctctgaaatgacctccaaaaatgtgccaTAAACTGGGCCCCatagtcagatataatagatactggtactccgtgtagtcgcactatctccttaatatataattttGCATTTGTATatatagatctgaccggtaggaaatgagctaatttcgtgagcctatcgactatcacccatatggaatcgaattTATGATGAGAAtaaggtaaacccgtgataaagtccatgtttatcgcctcccatttccatgttgggatctctatagtctgcattagccctccgggcttctggtgctctatcttcactcgCTGGCAACTAGGGAACTGAGCGAcatactcagcaatgttcttaTTCATATCGTCCCACCAacacacatccttaatgtcatgatacatcttcgtcaacccaagatgaatggagtaccacgaatgatgtgcctctgacataatcatgtctcgtagccctgctacatctggaacacacaaacgacctatgtatctgagaaccccatctcccttgagttcTAACAATGGCtccttctgctgcggaactcgcacTCTCAACTTGACCAACTCTGAATCCTCGTACTGCCTCTCCTTTACTTCAgttatgagggatgattttgcagtattgtggagtacaactccaccattgcTAGAGTCTACTAACCAAACCCCCAAACAAGcaaattgatgaatctctctagttaattgtctttttttGGCCTCTACTCGGCGTCTTAAGgcgtctgctacaacattagctttccctggatggtagaaaatgttaacatcataatctttcaataactcaagccatcgcctctgtcgcaaattcaactctttttgctcgAAGATCTATTGTtggcttttatgatctgtgaatacatcaacatgaacaccatataaataatgccgccatttCTTAAATGCATGGACAACCGCTCATGCTTCCTTAActaccttgaagcatacgcaattactttCCCACGTtgtatcaggacacatcctaacccgacacctgaggcatcacaataaatggtataaccatctggaccctctggaagtgctagaactggtgctgaagtcaaccTATTTTTAAGCTCCTgaaaactccgctcacaagcctccatccactgaaacttagtttctttctgcgtcaactttgttaatggtgctgaaagagaagaaaaaccctctacgaacctccggtagtatcctacTAAGCTTAGAAAGCTATGAATCTCTGTCGGAGTGGTgggtctaggccaggatttcacaacctcaatcttctgagtgtctacctttatacctccatcggatacaatgtgccccaagaattctacagacttcaaccagaactcacatttataAAACTTTGCATAAAATTTattatcacggagggtttggagtatcgCTCGCAGGTAGTCCACaagctcatcctctgaacgtgaataaaccagaatataaTCAATAAAGACTATCACAAACAGATCTAAATATGGTTGGAATAGgctgttcatcaagtccataaatatggcaggtgcattcgtcaacccgaaggacatgacaaggaactcgaagtggccatattgGGTCCTGAGAGCTGTCTTGGGAATATCTCTCTCCCGAACTctaacctggtggtaccccgacctcaaatctatctttgaaaagaatctagctccttgcaactgatcaaataggtcgtCTATCCTTGGAATtgaatacttattcttaatagttaccttgttcagtttCCTATAATCGATACtcatcctcagcgagccatctttcttccgtaCAAATAGTACccatgcaccccaaggtgaggtactgggtctgatgaaacctttctccagtaaatcttttaactgctccttcaactccttcaattcggcaggtgccattctatatggagAGATGGATACTGGTTGAGTTCCCAGAAGaaaatcgatgccaaaatcaatatctcgctctggaggaatacctggaagttcatctgggaatacatctgcgtactcttttactactggaatagactgaagtgtaggtatctctgCATccacatctctaactcgcacaatatgataaatgcacccttttgcgattaTTTTCCTCGctttcagataggaaataaacatacctctgggtgtcgctgtattacctacccacttaaggactggctcacccgaaaaatgaaatctagctatctttgctcgacaatcaactgtgtcatagcaagatgccaaccagtccatgcccatgatagcatcaaaatccaacatctctagctcagctaggtcggctgaggtctgacgaccacaaactgacaccatacaacctcggtaaacccgtctagtgataatcgattctccgaccggtgtagataccgcaaaaggatcacttagtatttcaggtaCTATACTaaacttccccgcgacaaatggtgtaatacatgataaagtagatcttgggtctatcaaggcataagcatcatgagagcaaatggtcaacatacctgtcacaacgtctggtgaggATTCCTGGTCCTGTTGACCCGCTAACGCATAACTACGATTCTGTTTACCACCTGAACtgaaacctctacctctgcctcgacctctaccagccgaagactgagactcgcaccctgaaggatgcacagacatagatgatcctgttgctgaattcgctggttgtgccatacccccagaattTCTATTTCggaaatctcgcatcatatgccccggacgtccacatgtataacaagcatcagaactggctcggcattggcccaagtgtcctctaccgcAGATGGCACACTGCGGCAAAAATGGCGATGTCTGCCCCGAACcttgctgtcgctgcaaacct contains:
- the LOC138908977 gene encoding uncharacterized protein; protein product: MDISQIQAFAKNIGRGRRRQQSTERTDSGQLKRMRFSKSQKQSQGSYRPQYFERPPRSPPPQLQGYSYDRYTQSGPGESSQASGLQRQQGSGQTSPFLPQCAICGRGHLGQCRASSDACYTCGRPGHMMRDFRNRNSGGMAQPANSATGSSMSVHPSGCESQSSAGRGRGRGRGFSSGGKQNRSYALAGQQDQESSPDVVTEIPTLQSIPVVKEYADVFPDELPGIPPERDIDFGIDFLLGTQPVSISPYRMAPAELKELKEQLKDLLEKGFIRPSTSPWGAWVLFVRKKDGSLRMSIDYRKLNKVTIKNKYSIPRIDDLFDQLQGARFFSKIDLRSGYHQVRVRERDIPKTALRTQYGHFEFLVMSFGLTNAPAIFMDLMNSLFQPYLDLFVIVFIDYILVYSRSEDELVDYLRAILQTLRDNKFYAKFYKCEFWLKSVEFLGHIVSDGGIKVDTQKIEVVKSWPRPTTPTEIHSFLSLVGYYRRFVEGFSSLSAPLTKLTQKETKFQWMEACERSFQELKNRLTSAPVLALPEGPDGKANVVADALRRRVEAKKRQLTREIHQFACLGVWLVDSSNGGVVLHNTAKSSLITEVKERQYEDSELVKLRVRVPQQKEPLLELKGDGVLRYIGRLCVPDLPASEDRAPEARRANADYRDPNMEMGGDKHGLYHGFTLFSS